In Pseudomonas sp. LRP2-20, the genomic window AAAGGTGGCGTCGGCAAATCGAGCATCGCCTGCAACCTCGCCGCGGCCAGTGCGGCCGAAGGCTATCGCACGTTGCTGGTCGACCTCGACCCCCAGGCCAATGCCACCTACTACCTCACCGGGCTGACCGACGACGCCATCCCCGCCGGTATCGCCGACTTCTTCCGCCAGACACTCTCGCCGGTTACCGCCGCCGGCAAGAAGCACCGCGTGGCGATCACCGAAACCCGCTACGACAACCTGCACCTGGTGACCGCCAGCCCCGACCTCAGCGACCTGCAGAGCAAGCTGGAGAGCAAGTTCAAGATCAACAAGCTGCGCAAGCTGCTGGTGGAGCTGGGCGAGGACTACGAGCGGATCTACATCGACACCCCGCCGGCGCTGAACTTCTATACCTTCAGCGCCCTGGTGGCCGCCGAACGCCTGCTGATTCCGTTCGACTGCGACAGCTTCTCGCGCCAGGCACTGCTCAGCGTCATGGCCGAGGTCGAGGAACTGCGCCAGGACCACAACCCGGCGCTGCTGGTCGAAGGCGTGGTGGTCAACCAGTTCGCCGGGCGCACCGCGCTGCACCAGACCCTGGTCGAGCAGCTGCGCAACGAAGGCCTGCCGGTGTTGCCGGTGTACCTCAGCAACTCGATCAAGATGCGCGAATCGCACCAGGTTTCGGTACCGCTGGTACACATGGCGCCACGCCACAAGCTGGCGCAAGAGTTCGTCGAACTGCTGGACGCGCTCGAACGCGCGGCCTGAACTGCGACAACCTGCCACGGCCAGGCACTACCCTGCCGTTCGTCCGGGTGATAGATTCGCCGCCATGAAAATCACCCGGCACACCCGCACGCTGACTGCCTGGACGCTCTATGCCAGCGTCCTGTTCAGCCTGTTGCTGTGCGGCCTGCACCACGGCCAGATGGGCGGCCTGCGCCTGGCCGGGCTGGAAGGTGGTTTCTGCTCGATCAACAGCGAGCACGGTGTGGCCATCGACCTCGACGGTGCCGGTGGCGACCAGCACATGGCGCAGCTCGACTGCCCGGTGTGCTCCTCGTTCGGCCTGGCCGTGCCTCTGGGCAGCGGTGCCTGGTCGTTCAGCCCGGCACAGGTCACTGCCACCTCGCCCATCGTCGTGCGCAGCTGGGCGCAACCGCCACCCCGTTACCTGCGCCCTGCCCTTACCCCCCGTGCTCCCCCTGCCATCTTCCCCGCAGCCGTTACTCAAATCGCCTGACTTCAGCCGGGTGCGCCTGCCTGCGCACTCGCGTCAGCCATGACCTTTGCGTGGAAGACCCAACAACATGCTCCGCAAAACCTCCCTGGTGCTCCTCATGGGCACCTGCACCTTCGCCTGGGCGGACGATGCCGCCGTCGAACTCAGCGCCACCACCATCGATGGTGAGCGCGATGCACCCTCCGGCGTGCAACTGGACCAGCCGATCCGCACCGGCTCGCGGCTTGGCCTCAGCGCTCGGGAAACACCTGCTTCGGTCAGCGTCTCGGACCGGCGTGTCATCGAAGCGCGCGACGCCAAGGACAGCCAGGACGTGATCAACGCCATGACTGGCGTCAACGCATCGGCCAACCCGGGTTACGGCGGCTTCGTCAGCTACCGCGGCTTTACCCAGAACCAGGTCAGCCAGCTCTACAACGGCATCAACCTCGGCTACAGCAGTGCCACCCGGCCGGTGGATGCCTGGGTGCTGGACCGCGTCGAACTGCTCGGCGGGCCGTCTTCCTTCCTGCATGGCGCAGGTGCCGTGGGCGGCTCGATCAACTACATCACCAAGACCGCCAGCCGCGACCAGCAAATCATCGATGGCCGCGTGCGCTACGGCAGTTACGACGACTCGGAAGTGGCATTCGGCATCAACCAGGCGCTGGCCAGCAACCCGGCCGATGCACGCCACTTCATGCGCCTGGACTTCAGCCACACCGATGGCAATGGCTACATCGACCGCAACCAGCGCAACACCGACAGCCTGGCGTTTTCCCTGCTCAGCGACCTGACGCCCGACCTGACCCACACCCTGGCGCTGGAATACCAGGAGGACCGCGAAGACAGCCCGTACTGGGGAACGCCGATCCTGCCAGGGCGCAGCACCATGAAGATCGACAACAGCCGCCGCTTCGAGAACTACAACGTCGCCGATGGCCGTTACGAACAGCGGGTGCGCTGGCTGCGCTCGCTGCTCGATTACCAGCTCAGCGACAGCACCAGCGTGCACAACACCCTGTACCACTACAGCGCCCAGCGCGATTACCGCAACGTCGAACGCTACAGCTACACCAGCAGCGGCAACGTCCAGCGCGCCAGCCCCTACCTGCAGCGCCACCAACAGAGCGTGCTGGGCGACCGCATCGAGCTGCGCCACGACAATCAGCTGTTCGGCCTGGCCAGCCAGTGGTCGCTGGGCCTGGACTACTCGCACATGCGCCAGAGCGTGTACCCGACGGCCGGAAGCTGGACCGATGTGGTCGACCCGGACCACTTCGACCCAGGCAGCTTCTACGACATCCCCGGGGTGAATGCCGGGCTGAGCAAGCAGCGCCGGCATGTCACCAGCAACCGCGCGGTGTTCGCCGAAAACCGCCTGCAACTGACCGAGCGCCTGGCCTTGCTCACGGCCCTGCGTTACGACTACCTGGACATGGAGGTGACCAACTATGGCGCGGTGACGCCAACTTCACCGGCATTCTTCGAGCGGCGCTGGGAACCGCTGTCCGGGCGCATCGGCCTGACCTACGAACTGACGCCGTCGGCCAGCCTCTATGCCCAGTACAGCACCGCTGCCGACCTGCCGGCCGGCTCGCTGGCGGCGGCCACCTACGCCAACGTCGGCACATTCGACCTGTCCAAGGGCGAGCAATGGGAGGTGGGCAGCAAGTTCGACTTCCTCGACGGACGCGGCGCGGCGACCGTGGCCTTGTACCAGATCGTGCGCAAGGACTTTGCCGTGCGCGATTCGAGCAACCCCAACCTGACGGTCCAGGCCGGCCAGCAGACCTCGCGCGGGGTCGAGTTGTCCGGGCGGCTGCAGGTCACGCCGAAGCTGCTGGCCGAGGGCAACTATGCCTACGTCGACGCGCAGTACGATGAGTTCAACGAAGCGGTCAACGGCGTTTCGGTATCACGCAAGGGCAACGCCCCGGTGAACGTGCCGGCCAATGTCGCCAACCTGTGGCTGACTTACAGCTTGACCTCGGCCTGGTCGGCGGGTGTGGATGCGCGCTATGTCGGCTCGGTGTATGCCGACAACGCCAACACCCTCAAGGCGCCGGCCTATACCTTGTTCGGCACCTTTGCCCGCTATCGGCTGGATGAACACACCACGATCACCGGGCGGGTGCGCAACCTGACCGATGAGGTGTATGCCAAGCAGGCTTATGGGCTGCAGTACTACATGGGCGCACCGCGCACATTCGAGGTGGCGGTAGACATGCGCTTCTGATGCCAATGTCTGTGCCGGCCTCGACGCCGGCACAGACATCACGACAACCGCTGCATGGCCCGACAATCAGCAGGCCTGGGCCGACGTCACCGTACCAATGAAATTGGCCAGCTCGGGCGTTCGCGGTGCCGCGAACACCTCGCGCGGGTGGCCCACTTCATGCACCTTGCCCTGGTGCATGAACACCAGCTTGTCGCCCACTTCACGGGCAAAACGCATCTCATGGGTGACCATGATCAGGGTCATGCCCTCGCTGGCCAGCTGTCGCACCACACCCAGCACTTCATTGACCAGTTCAGGGTCGAGGGCCGACGTGATTTCATCGCACAGCAGTACCTTCGGTGACATGGCCAGGGCCCGTGCAATCGCCACGCGCTGCTGCTGGCCACCGGACAGCCGGTCTGGGTAGGCATCGAATTTTTCCGCCAGCCCGACCCGAGCCAGCATCTGTTCGGCGAGCTGGCGCGCGTCACCACGGCTGGCCTTCTTCACTACCTGCGGGGCCAGCATCACGTTCTCGCCGACACTCAGGTGCGGGAACAGGTTGAACTGCTGGAACACCATGCCGACCTTCTGGCGCAAGGCACGCAAGTCGGCACGCGCGGCGTCCAGGTATTCACCGTCGACCTCGATCACACCGTCGCTGATCGACTCCAGACCATTGAGCGTACGCAGCAGCGTGCTCTTGCCTGAACCACTACGGCCGATGATGGCCACCACTTCACCCTCTTCGATGCTCAGGTCGACACCCTTGAGCACGTGGTTGTCGCCATAGTACTTGTGTAAAGCAGACACTCTAAGCAGGGGCATGCAGCCTCCTTTCCAGATAACGGGCGCTCAGCGAGAGCGGATAGCAGAGGATGAAATAGCCCAACGCGACCAGACCGTAGACCATGAACGGCTCGAACGTCGCATTGGCCAGCATGCCGCCAGTCTTGGTCAGCTCGGTGAAGCCGATGATCGAAGTCACCGCCGTGCCCTTGACCACCTGCACCGAGAAGCCCACGGTCGGGGCGACCGCGATACGCAGCGCCTGCGGCAGGATCACATGGCGCAATTGCTCCAGGCGGTTCAGCGCCAGGCTGCCCGAGGCCTCCCACTGGCCGCGCGGAATCGCTTCGACGCAGCCGCGCCAGATTTCGGCAAGGAAGGCACTGGTGAACAGGGTCAGGGCAATGGCGGCCGCCATCCAGGCCGACACATCCAGGCCGAACAAGGCAATCCCGAAAAACACCATGAACAGCTGCATCAACAAGGGAGTGCCCTGAAACAACTCGATATAGCCACGCGCCAGACCCCGCCATATCGGTTGCTCGGACAGCCGGGCCAGCAATATCAGCAAGCCGGCCAGCCCCCCGCAGACAAAGGCCACCAGCGACAGCAACAAGGTCCATTGCAGGCCGATCAGCAGGTTGCGCAGGATGTCCCAGAACGTGAAGTCCATCAGCGTCTCCCCATCAGCAGGCGCTGCCCCAGCCAGACCAGCACCTGGCGCACAACGATGGCCATGAGCAGATACAGTGCAGTGGTCAGCAGGTAGGTTTCAAACGCGCGAAAGTTGCGCGACTGAATGAAATTGGCGGCAAACGACAGCTCTTCGGTGGCGATCTGCGAACACACCGCCGACCCCAGCATCACGATCACGATCTGACTCGTCAGCGCCGGCCACACCTTGGCCAGCGCAGGCTGCAATACCACATGGCGAAACGCTTCGAAGCGGTTCATGGCCAAGGCCGCGGCAGCTTCCAGCTGCCCTTTGGGGATGGCCTGGATACCTGCACGTATGATCTCCGTGGAGTAGGCGCCCAGGTTGACCACCATGGCCAGCACGGCCGCCTGCCACTCGGTCAGGCGAATGCCCAGCGCTGGCAGGCCGAAAAAGATGAAGAACAGCTGGACGATGAACGGCGTGTTGCGGATCAGCTCCACATACAGACCGAACAGCGCGTCGAAGGGCCGCACACGCCAGGCGCGCACGCCGGCGCCCAGCACGCCGATGGCCACGCCAAGCAGCGTGCCGATCGCCGTCAGCTGGAGCGTGAACAAAGCGCCGTTGAGCAGCAGGTCAGCCTGGGCAAGCACAGGGGCGAAATTGAATTCATAGGCCATGGTCACAGGCTCCGGGCTGTGCTCAGAGGTCGGCCGGCAGCGGCTGTTTCAGCCATTTCTCGGCGTTGCGGTCAAGGCTGCCGTCAGCCTTGGCTGCGTCCAGCGTGGCATTGACCTTTTCCAGCAACGCTGGCTGGTTCTTGGCCAGGCCAACGTACACCGGCGAATCCTTGAGCTTGACCTTGACCACCGGCACCTTGGCGGGATTCTTCTCGGCGATGGCAGCCATCACCACGCTGCCGCTGGCGATCAGCTCGACCTGCCCGGAAAGATAGGCGGCGATGGTGGAGTTGTTGTCTTCGAAGCGTTTGATCACCGCGCCCTTGGGCGCCACGGCGCTGAGTTCCATGTCTTCGATCGAGCCACGTGTGACGCTGATGGTCTTGCCGTCGATCGCCTCGATACCGGCGATTTCCACTTCGGCCGGGCCGAACACGGCCAGGTAGAACGGTGCATAGGGCCGGGAGAAATCGATCACCGCTGCACGCTCGGGGTTCTTGCCCAGGCTCGAGATCACCAGGTCGACCTTGCCAGTGGTGAGGAACGGAATCCGGTTGGTGCTGTTGACCGGCGTCAGTGCCAGCTTCACACCAAGCTTGTCAGCCAGCAGTTGCGCCGTGTCGACGTCCAGACCACGGGGCTTCAGGTCCGGGCCCACCGAGCCGAAGGGCGGAAAGTCCTGCGGCACCGCCACCTTGAGCACGCCTCGGGCGCTGATGTCGGCCAGTGCATCGGCCTGGGCAGTGGGCAGCGCAAAGCTGGCGCTACAGAACAGGCTGGCCAGGAACAGGGTACGGAAAGTCTTCATCGAACGGCCTCGCAGAGGTTCACAAAAAGGGGGCCGGCTGGGCATTGCACGGGGCATGCCAGCACAGGCCGCCACCCTGCGCAAATGGCCGAAAGGCTTGAACTTAACGGTCTTACTGGTCTGAACAGTTTGACCGCCGTTCGCCTGCTCTGGCGCCTTTACGCCCCGCTTTCGTGCGTCATGGCTGCAGCCTGCGCCAACGGGGAGCAACACTTGCAAGCGCCGGGCAATAGCCGTAAAAAGCCAAGTTCATTGCCCTCCGACCGGTCTGAACAGCATGCTCGACTCCCTCCCCCGCGCCGTCCCCGAACAGGCCCTGCAAGGCATCCGCAAGCTGATCGATGAGGGCGCCTATCAACCCGGCGATGCCCTGCCCTCGCAGCGTGACCTTGCCGAGCAACTGGGGGTCAGCCGGGCCTCACTGCGTGAAGCGTTGTCATCGCTCAGCGCCCTGGGCCTGATAAGTGTGCAGCCGGGCAAGGGCGTATTCGTGCAAGCGCCCTCGCCTGCGCCCTCCCCATTTGCCTGGCCATACGCCGAGCAGGTTTCCGCCAGCGACACGTTCCAGTTGCGCTATGCCCTGGAGGGTTTCGCCGCCGGCCAGGCTGCATTGACGCTGACCGCCGAGCACCTCGATCGCCTGGAAGAGAATGTCGAAGCGATGCGCCTGGAGCTACGTGCCGGCCGTTTCGACGCCGCCGCCCGGCTCGACTTCATTTTCCACCAGCAGTTGCTGCAGGCC contains:
- a CDS encoding ParA family protein produces the protein MRRVVFNQKGGVGKSSIACNLAAASAAEGYRTLLVDLDPQANATYYLTGLTDDAIPAGIADFFRQTLSPVTAAGKKHRVAITETRYDNLHLVTASPDLSDLQSKLESKFKINKLRKLLVELGEDYERIYIDTPPALNFYTFSALVAAERLLIPFDCDSFSRQALLSVMAEVEELRQDHNPALLVEGVVVNQFAGRTALHQTLVEQLRNEGLPVLPVYLSNSIKMRESHQVSVPLVHMAPRHKLAQEFVELLDALERAA
- a CDS encoding DUF2946 domain-containing protein, with the translated sequence MKITRHTRTLTAWTLYASVLFSLLLCGLHHGQMGGLRLAGLEGGFCSINSEHGVAIDLDGAGGDQHMAQLDCPVCSSFGLAVPLGSGAWSFSPAQVTATSPIVVRSWAQPPPRYLRPALTPRAPPAIFPAAVTQIA
- a CDS encoding TonB-dependent receptor — encoded protein: MLRKTSLVLLMGTCTFAWADDAAVELSATTIDGERDAPSGVQLDQPIRTGSRLGLSARETPASVSVSDRRVIEARDAKDSQDVINAMTGVNASANPGYGGFVSYRGFTQNQVSQLYNGINLGYSSATRPVDAWVLDRVELLGGPSSFLHGAGAVGGSINYITKTASRDQQIIDGRVRYGSYDDSEVAFGINQALASNPADARHFMRLDFSHTDGNGYIDRNQRNTDSLAFSLLSDLTPDLTHTLALEYQEDREDSPYWGTPILPGRSTMKIDNSRRFENYNVADGRYEQRVRWLRSLLDYQLSDSTSVHNTLYHYSAQRDYRNVERYSYTSSGNVQRASPYLQRHQQSVLGDRIELRHDNQLFGLASQWSLGLDYSHMRQSVYPTAGSWTDVVDPDHFDPGSFYDIPGVNAGLSKQRRHVTSNRAVFAENRLQLTERLALLTALRYDYLDMEVTNYGAVTPTSPAFFERRWEPLSGRIGLTYELTPSASLYAQYSTAADLPAGSLAAATYANVGTFDLSKGEQWEVGSKFDFLDGRGAATVALYQIVRKDFAVRDSSNPNLTVQAGQQTSRGVELSGRLQVTPKLLAEGNYAYVDAQYDEFNEAVNGVSVSRKGNAPVNVPANVANLWLTYSLTSAWSAGVDARYVGSVYADNANTLKAPAYTLFGTFARYRLDEHTTITGRVRNLTDEVYAKQAYGLQYYMGAPRTFEVAVDMRF
- a CDS encoding amino acid ABC transporter ATP-binding protein, which produces MPLLRVSALHKYYGDNHVLKGVDLSIEEGEVVAIIGRSGSGKSTLLRTLNGLESISDGVIEVDGEYLDAARADLRALRQKVGMVFQQFNLFPHLSVGENVMLAPQVVKKASRGDARQLAEQMLARVGLAEKFDAYPDRLSGGQQQRVAIARALAMSPKVLLCDEITSALDPELVNEVLGVVRQLASEGMTLIMVTHEMRFAREVGDKLVFMHQGKVHEVGHPREVFAAPRTPELANFIGTVTSAQAC
- a CDS encoding amino acid ABC transporter permease, which codes for MMDFTFWDILRNLLIGLQWTLLLSLVAFVCGGLAGLLILLARLSEQPIWRGLARGYIELFQGTPLLMQLFMVFFGIALFGLDVSAWMAAAIALTLFTSAFLAEIWRGCVEAIPRGQWEASGSLALNRLEQLRHVILPQALRIAVAPTVGFSVQVVKGTAVTSIIGFTELTKTGGMLANATFEPFMVYGLVALGYFILCYPLSLSARYLERRLHAPA
- a CDS encoding amino acid ABC transporter permease, which codes for MAYEFNFAPVLAQADLLLNGALFTLQLTAIGTLLGVAIGVLGAGVRAWRVRPFDALFGLYVELIRNTPFIVQLFFIFFGLPALGIRLTEWQAAVLAMVVNLGAYSTEIIRAGIQAIPKGQLEAAAALAMNRFEAFRHVVLQPALAKVWPALTSQIVIVMLGSAVCSQIATEELSFAANFIQSRNFRAFETYLLTTALYLLMAIVVRQVLVWLGQRLLMGRR
- a CDS encoding transporter substrate-binding domain-containing protein, which translates into the protein MKTFRTLFLASLFCSASFALPTAQADALADISARGVLKVAVPQDFPPFGSVGPDLKPRGLDVDTAQLLADKLGVKLALTPVNSTNRIPFLTTGKVDLVISSLGKNPERAAVIDFSRPYAPFYLAVFGPAEVEIAGIEAIDGKTISVTRGSIEDMELSAVAPKGAVIKRFEDNNSTIAAYLSGQVELIASGSVVMAAIAEKNPAKVPVVKVKLKDSPVYVGLAKNQPALLEKVNATLDAAKADGSLDRNAEKWLKQPLPADL
- a CDS encoding FadR/GntR family transcriptional regulator; protein product: MLDSLPRAVPEQALQGIRKLIDEGAYQPGDALPSQRDLAEQLGVSRASLREALSSLSALGLISVQPGKGVFVQAPSPAPSPFAWPYAEQVSASDTFQLRYALEGFAAGQAALTLTAEHLDRLEENVEAMRLELRAGRFDAAARLDFIFHQQLLQACGNHAMLQVITASQEIFLESQKLPFIRPERAMETWQEHRKILRALSRRSQAAAQKAMQEHIRNAASRTGVMFSV